The Sporolituus thermophilus DSM 23256 genome window below encodes:
- a CDS encoding [Fe-Fe] hydrogenase large subunit C-terminal domain-containing protein — protein sequence MAEQPKPLNIRPRILYQVAKAAWEGKLFEQREEICRLVMQEFQDKATQRQVANQIRIAMGLDPHNDAAVLTEDDELALMGMGSEPVVVANPDACRSCPEGDRACEKACPVAAITRDELGRLRINYEKCIGDGHCVDVCDFGALAHKSQFVPLIEILRQRSHPVYASVAPAFAGQFGPNVTPGKLRSALLKLGFTDMVETALYADLITMKEAFEYDHFVQTETDFMLTSCCCPVWIKLIESRFPELIDHISPSVSPMIASGRVIKALQPEAKVVFIGPCVAKKSEAQLPDLKGAIDFVLTFQELATIFAAADINVEDQPDEENAQASWGGRIYGRTGGVSSAVGSTLKALVPRRAENFKPVKVDGIPDCQKVLDRIKNGQLDANFIEGMACKGGCVGGPGRLIPPEEGTAHVNRYGSVSHAQTPVENPHVYAILARLGHKQLPELTGEGPMSVLLARKLTGNS from the coding sequence ATGGCAGAACAGCCCAAACCTTTGAACATTAGACCACGCATTCTTTACCAAGTAGCGAAAGCAGCCTGGGAAGGCAAGCTGTTTGAACAACGCGAAGAAATTTGCCGGCTTGTCATGCAGGAATTCCAGGACAAAGCAACCCAGCGGCAGGTGGCCAACCAAATCCGAATTGCCATGGGTCTTGACCCCCATAACGACGCTGCCGTACTAACGGAAGACGACGAACTAGCCCTGATGGGCATGGGCAGCGAACCGGTGGTTGTCGCCAACCCGGATGCCTGCCGCTCTTGCCCGGAAGGCGACCGTGCCTGCGAAAAGGCCTGTCCGGTCGCGGCCATTACCCGTGACGAACTTGGCCGCTTGCGCATCAACTACGAAAAATGCATCGGGGACGGCCACTGCGTCGATGTTTGCGACTTTGGCGCTCTGGCCCACAAGTCGCAGTTCGTACCGCTTATCGAAATCCTGCGACAGCGTTCCCACCCCGTTTATGCATCCGTCGCTCCCGCTTTTGCCGGCCAGTTTGGCCCAAATGTTACCCCGGGTAAGCTGCGCTCCGCGCTGTTAAAACTAGGTTTTACCGACATGGTCGAAACGGCTCTGTATGCTGACTTGATTACGATGAAAGAAGCCTTCGAATACGACCACTTCGTCCAGACGGAAACAGATTTTATGCTTACCAGTTGCTGCTGTCCTGTCTGGATTAAGTTAATTGAAAGCCGTTTTCCCGAACTAATCGACCATATATCCCCTTCCGTTTCCCCTATGATCGCTTCCGGTCGGGTCATCAAAGCGCTGCAGCCTGAAGCAAAAGTCGTCTTTATCGGGCCCTGTGTGGCCAAAAAATCGGAAGCACAACTTCCTGATCTAAAAGGGGCCATCGACTTTGTTCTCACTTTCCAGGAGTTGGCTACCATTTTTGCGGCGGCAGACATTAACGTTGAAGATCAGCCAGACGAAGAAAACGCCCAAGCTTCGTGGGGCGGCCGGATTTATGGCCGTACCGGCGGCGTAAGTAGCGCCGTCGGCAGTACGCTCAAAGCGCTTGTGCCGCGACGGGCGGAAAACTTTAAACCTGTTAAAGTCGACGGTATCCCGGATTGCCAAAAAGTGCTGGATCGTATTAAGAACGGCCAACTTGATGCAAATTTTATTGAAGGTATGGCCTGCAAGGGCGGCTGTGTCGGCGGACCGGGCCGGCTGATACCTCCCGAAGAAGGGACCGCGCATGTCAATAGGTACGGCAGCGTCTCTCATGCCCAAACACCGGTAGAAAACCCGCATGTGTACGCCATTTTGGCACGCTTAGGCCACAAACAGTTGCCCGAGCTGACCGGCGAAGGCCCGATGTCTGTATTGTTAGCGCGCAAATTAACGGGGAATTCGTAG